One part of the Vitis riparia cultivar Riparia Gloire de Montpellier isolate 1030 chromosome 6, EGFV_Vit.rip_1.0, whole genome shotgun sequence genome encodes these proteins:
- the LOC117916800 gene encoding cation/H(+) antiporter 14-like: protein MEGLRTMGPVAGPFSEEKLVCQFTGNMIHSKGIFLGDDPFNFSLPMLLAQGILILLLTRTTHYFLKPLGQGMISAQIIAGIIMGPSILGHDGAYAEKLFPPGGKLVLETLANVGFMLHLFLVGLQMDPRILKKAGKTAVLIGIGGFILPYGLGELAFIIIHHVMTLDRKLSVSIPFMVALNSMTSFVVVSSLLTDLNILNSELGRLATQTSMVSDLCSWFMATMMNTVGIAARDSDWMLLWSLIWLLIFLISIVFVFRPIIIWISKQTPEGERMDEVLFFIIIVMIMGCAFCAEVLGQHAALGPLVLGMALPDGPPIGTILLQKFDTMVTGLLLPIFFALSGSKTKLFSLGKGMFPFMVEFIIILGYVGKFTGTLIPAIFSGVPFWDSLCLAMIMCCKGIIEVATYSMWKDRKILSYQSYSLLLITMLIVTGVCRPIVGYLYDPSSSHMSYSRKSIMYPKHDSEFRILVCIHNEHNVSTIINLLEASHATKSSPISIVALCLMELTGSSSSVLESYDSKKKLTSGVTHLGHIINAFNYYEQHNHGRVTVQHFTAIAPYSSMHTDICAIALEMRANIVIVPFHKQLAFGGTEEATATSIKTVNLNVIDKAPCSVGILVDRGHIGGHRSFVAGHSLYHIALLFLGGADDREALSYSRRMAEDPKIRLTVVCFRPWGEQAYTEETEEYLDKKLMNEFKADAVDKIVYSEVIVKDGEGTTQVIRSMEEGFDLFIVGRHHDKSPFTLGLTEWHECTELGLIGDMLAGSDFLFSVLVVQQQPFGLGVQDLSLNGAS, encoded by the exons ATGGAAGGGTTGAGGACTATGGGTCCAGTCGCAGGACCCTTTTCTGAAGAGAAGCTAGTGTGCCAATTCACTGGAAACATGATCCATTCAAAGGGCATTTTTCTTGGAGATGACCCTTTTAATTTTAGCTTGCCTATGCTCTTGGCACAGGGCATTCTGATTCTGCTTTTAACCAGAACCACTCACTACTTTCTGAAACCTCTTGGACAGGGTATGATCTCAGCACAAATTATA GCTGGTATTATCATGGGCCCCTCCATTCTAGGACATGATGGGGCTTATGCAGAGAAGTTGTTTCCACCAGGAGGCAAATTGGTACTTGAAACACTCGCAAATGTTGGCTTCATGCTTCACCTCTTTTTAGTAGGATTGCAGATGGACCCAAGGATATTAAAAAAGGCTGGGAAAACTGCAGTTCTAATAGGCATTGGGGGTTTCATATTGCCTTATGGACTTGGTGAATTGGCGTTTATCATCATACATCATGTGATGACTCTTGATAGGAAATTATCGGTTTCCATTCCTTTCATGGTGGCACTAAATTCTATGACTTCCTTTGTTGTTGTTAGCAGCCTCCTTACTGATCTTAATATTCTGAATTCAGAGCTGGGCCGCTTAGCTACCCAGACATCCATGGTCAGTGACTTGTGTAGCTGGTTCATGGCTACAATGATGAACACAGTAGGCATTGCCGCCCGTGACTCAGATTGGATGTTGCTATGGTCTCTGATATGGCTGCTCATCTTTCTTATCAGCATTGTGTTTGTCTTCCGGCCAATAATAATCTGGATATCAAAACAAACTCCAGAAGGAGAACGAATGGACGAAGttctcttcttcatcatcattgtAATGATAATGGGTTGTGCATTCTGTGCTGAGGTCCTTGGCCAGCATGCTGCCTTAGGCCCTTTAGTGTTAGGCATGGCTCTCCCTGATGGACCACCAATTGGAACAATTTTACTGCAGAAGTTTGATACTATGGTTACTGGCTTGCTACTGCCAATTTTCTTTGCTCTCAGTGGCTCAAAAACGAAACTGTTCTCCCTAGGAAAAGGAATGTTTCCCTTCATGGTCGAGTTCATCATCATTTTGGGCTATGTAGGGAAGTTCACAGGCACACTTATTCCAGCAATCTTCTCTGGTGTTCCTTTCTGGGATTCTTTATGTCTTGCTATGATCATGTGTTGCAAAGGCATTATTGAGGTTGCCACATACAGCATGTGGAAGGATAGAAAG ATCTTAAGCTACCAATCCTATAGCCTTCTGTTAATCACCATGCTGATTGTCACAGGGGTCTGCAGACCCATTGTCGGTTACCTTTATGATCCATCAAGTAGTCACATGTCCTATAGCAGAAAAAGCATTATGTACCCTAAGCACGATTCGGAGTTTCGAATATTGGTTTGCATCCACAATGAACACAATGTGTCCACCATTATAAACCTCCTTGAAGCCTCACATGCCACCAAAAGCAGCCCCATCTCCATCGTTGCCCTTTGCCTCATGGAGCTCACTGGCAGTTCATCATCTGTTCTCGAATCATATGACTCGAAAAAGAAACTCACTTCTGGTGTAACCCACTTGGGGCATATTATCAATGCCTTCAACTATTATGAGCAGCACAACCATGGGCGTGTGACAGTGCAGCATTTTACGGCCATTGCACCTTATTCAAGCATGCATACAGATATATGTGCTATAGCACTAGAGATGAGGGCGAACATAGTTATCGTCCCCTTCCATAAGCAGTTGGCCTTTGGTGGAACAGAGGAAGCTACAGCCACCTCTATTAAGACTGTAAACCTGAATGTCATTGATAAGGCTCCTTGCTCTGTTGGGATCCTGGTTGACAGGGGCCACATTGGTGGGCACAGGTCATTTGTAGCTGGGCATTCATTGTACCATATTGCTTTGCTCTTTCTTGGTGGGGCTGATGATCGAGAAGCTCTTTCATACAGCAGACGTATGGCTGAGGATCCAAAGATAAGACTCACGGTTGTCTGTTTTAGACCATGGGGGGAGCAGGCTTACACTGAAGAAACTGAGGAGTATCTTGACAAAAAGCTGATGAATGAGTTTAAGGCTGATGCAGTGGACAAGATTGTTTACAGTGAAGTGATTGTTAAAGATGGGGAAGGAACAACACAGGTGATTCGGTCCATGGAGGaaggttttgatttatttatagtGGGTAGACACCATGATAAGTCTCCATTTACATTAGGCCTTACTGAATGGCATGAATGCACCGAGCTTGGGCTGATTGGGGATATGCTGGCCGGTTCAGATTTTCTCTTTTCGGTATTGGTGGTGCAGCAGCAGCCATTTGGATTAGGGGTGCAAGATCTCAGCCTCAATGGGGCTTCATGA
- the LOC117916783 gene encoding cation/H(+) antiporter 3-like: MPEQLLSCTELPPKVNSFGVWKLEKGPLKYPLPLLQMQILAILAVIHTLHFVLKHLGLPMLISEIAAGLLLGGSALGNISAYSEMFLNVESQNIIGTLSIFGYTLFMFLIGVKMDVGMISNTGKKALAVGILALLGPLIVGMAVALICLKFWAKEATNLTYIAAVHSLTPFPVIACLLSELKILNSELGRLALSSAIVSDLFSLFLTIVSVVVRTREGAPWHTAVVTVVSPVVFVLVVVYILRPAMFWVVAQTPEGRAVKNVYIYAIILGLLFCGIFSDFFGQYVVFGAFIFGLAVPDGPPLGSALVEKLDSMVSLVLMPIFMATCAMRANVIDVFRKGDKETVANTFIILATLIAKIGACVAPLLYCKMPCNDALALSLIMSAKGTVNMATQSVLRDSGVVDDEIFGLMVIATTLNAAIVPFLVRKLYDPSRKYAGYQTRNIMHCKPNAELRILACVHEQEGVTSIINLLNASNPTRDNPISIYVLHLIELVGRATPIFISHDMQKRTVSNHSYSENVILALNRYQRNNGGAALTHVFTAISPHKLMHEDICTLALNKLALFMIIPFHRKWNIGGSIESDEQRIRNLNCSVLDMAPCSVGILVDRAQLGRSASQSFYIALIFLGGNDDREGLAYAKRMASGPNVNLTIAHFLPMDDENTNEWENILDDEALKDIKHSNLGFEQVNYLQRVVKDGPETALIVRSMTSQYDLIIVGRRHGVESPLTSGLTEWSEFPELGALGDLLAASDLDSNASVLVVQQQRKL, translated from the exons ATGCCAGAGCAGCTCCTGTCTTGCACGGAATTACCACCAAAGGTGAATTCCTTTGGTGTATGGAAATTGGAGAAAGGGCCACTGAAGTATCCTTTGCCATTGCTGCAAATGCAGATTCTCGCCATTCTTGCAGTCATTCACACGCTTCATTTTGTTCTCAAGCATTTAGGACTCCCCATGCTCATTTCTGAGATTGCT GCTGGACTACTGCTGGGTGGATCAGCGCTGGGGAACATCTCGGCCTATTCAGAAATGTTTCTCAATGTAGAAAGTCAGAATATAATTGGTACTCTATCAATATTTGGGTACACactttttatgtttctaattgGAGTGAAAATGGATGTGGGCATGATAAGTAACACAGGCAAAAAGGCCTTGGCTGTTGGGATATTAGCCCTTTTGGGGCCATTAATAGTTGGTATGGCCGTCGCATTAATCTGCCTTAAGTTTTGGGCGAAAGAAGCCACGAATCTTACCTATATAGCAGCAGTGCATTCTCTGACGCCATTCCCAGTCATCGCTTGCCTCCTCAGTGAACTCAAAATCCTGAATTCGGAGCTTGGCCGGCTAGCACTGTCTTCAGCTATAGTCAGCGACTTATTCAGCTTATTCCTCACCATTGTTTCCGTCGTGGTTAGGACCCGTGAAGGCGCACCATGGCATACAGCGGTGGTAACCGTGGTATCACCTGTTGTTTTTGTCCTTGTGGTTGTGTACATCCTCCGCCCGGCCATGTTCTGGGTCGTTGCACAGACACCAGAAGGCAGGGCGGTCAAGAATGTGTACATTTACGCTATCATTTTGGGGCTCCTTTTTTGTGGTatcttttctgatttttttgggCAGTATGTTGTCTTTGGGGCATTTATCTTCGGTCTGGCTGTACCAGATGGACCCCCATTAGGCTCTGCTCTGGTGGAAAAGCTCGATTCCATGGTCTCACTTGTTCTTATGCCAATCTTCATGGCTACATGTGCCATGAGAGCAAATGTGATTGACGTCTTCAGGAAAGGAGACAAGGAAACAGTAGCCAATACTTTTATCATTCTTGCCACTCTTATAGCAAAAATTGGAGCCTGCGTGGCACCTCTCTTGTATTGCAAGATGCCTTGTAATGATGCTTTAGCACTTAGCCTCATCATGAGCGCCAAAGGCACTGTAAACATGGCCACCCAAAGCGTCCTAAGGGACAGCGGG GTGGTGGATGATGAAATATTTGGACTAATGGTTATTGCTACAACCTTGAACGCAGCTATTGTGCCATTCCTGGTGAGAAAACTCTATGATCCTTCAAGGAAATATGCAGGCTACCAGACAAGGAACATTATGCATTGCAAACCCAACGCCGAGCTTCGCATACTTGCATGTGTCCATGAACAAGAAGGCGTAACCTCCATCATCAACCTGCTCAATGCCTCCAATCCTACCAGAGACAACCCCATCTCCATTTATGTTCTTCACCTCATCGAGCTAGTTGGGCGGGCCACCCCAATCTTCATTTCCCATGACATGCAGAAGAGGACTGTTTCTAATCACTCCTACTCCGAAAATGTCATCCTTGCGCTCAATCGCTACCAGCGGAACAATGGAGGTGCTGCCTTGACCCATGTCTTTACAGCCATCTCTCCCCACAAGCTCATGCATGAGGATATATGCACTCTTGCGCTAAACAAACTGGCTCTATTTATGATAATCCCCTTCCACCGTAAATGGAACATCGGTGGGTCTATTGAATCAGACGAGCAAAGGATAAGGAACCTTAATTGCAGTGTCCTGGACATGGCTCCTTGCTCTGTAGGGATTCTTGTTGACCGTGCCCAGCTAGGGCGCTCGGCCTCACAGTCATTTTACATTGCTCTTATTTTCCTAGGAGGAAACGATGACCGTGAGGGCTTGGCCTATGCCAAACGCATGGCTTCAGGCCCTAACGTGAACCTCACAATAGCTCATTTCTTGCCCATGGACGATGAAAACACAAACGAGTGGGAAAATATTCTTGATGATGAGGCACTCAAGGATATTAAACATAGCAATCTGGGCTTTGAACAAGTTAACTATTTACAGAGAGTTGTGAAAGATGGACCTGAGACGGCATTGATTGTTCGATCAATGACTAGTCAGTATGACCTCATAATAGTAGGGAGACGGCACGGTGTAGAATCGCCTCTTACATCAGGCCTCACAGAATGGAGTGAATTCCCAGAGCTTGGGGCCCTTGGAGACCTGCTTGCAGCATCAGATCTAGACAGCAATGCTTCTGTATTGGTTGTGCAACAACAACGAAAGTTGTAA
- the LOC117916796 gene encoding cation/H(+) antiporter 15-like isoform X1: MNVSDVLYGTGFICNTVMKMKSRGIFYGDSPLNLSTQIPLQISLSSLCISIIQFLLTPFGQPAFTAQMIGGIILGPSALGKSPAFSKWVFPESSIYFSQTVALFGCMIFMFLVGVKMDTHLMRKSGRRGVVIGFCNFFLPLIIVVGMAHNLRKTKTLGHNISNSIYCVATLMSMSSSHVITCLLTDIKILNSELGRLALSSSMISGLCSWTLALGSYVIFQGSTGQYENMLALSLSFIILVLIIVYILRPIMDWMVEQTAEGKPIKESYVFTIFMMILGSAFLGEIIGQHFMVGPIILGIFVPCGPPLGSALIEKLESYTSAILLPLFFVIYSSRINLSIISSKNLLTLAVIELGASAGKIVGTMLPAMYYKMPIDDALSLGLVMSAQGICEVIISGRALMLGYVDEESYSIMIICMVLFSGAIAPLVKMLYKPRKYRSQKRRTILHSRPDSELRLLACIYHENNTSPLLNLLEVSNPSFGSPICFYVVHLVDLEGRSSSMFVAHRPGKRKSAHATHSKHIINAFRLYQQQNKGAVTVNPFTSIAPYETIHQDVCGLALDKRVAMVLVPFHKRFTVDTTDAANTTIRTVNRNILENSPCSVGILVDRGTLPTNTFLFASRTVYRIGVLFVGGADDREALAYAMRMAEHPNVSLTVVHFVDSSSKDQKYHERGFDYELINEFRLANLGSESLVFKEELVTDSLGIITAIQTLENSYELVLVGRSHANDSTMFGGYTEWNEFPELGFIGDMLASSDSKCKASLLVVQQQAFVGDGMLEPSPFIEGDAFAVVDMGKM; the protein is encoded by the exons ATGAATGTTTCAGACGTATTGTACGGCACAGGCTTCATATGCAATACcgtaatgaaaatgaaatcaagaGGTATCTTTTATGGAGATAGTCCACTCAACTTGTCGACTCAAATCCCGTTGCAGATCTCTCTATCTTCCTTATGCATTTCAATCATACAGTTCCTTCTCACCCCGTTTGGTCAACCTGCTTTCACCGCACAGATGATA GGAGGTATTATCCTGGGACCGTCGGCTTTAGGAAAATCTCCAGCATTCTCCAAATGGGTTTTCCCAGAGAGCAGCATTTATTTCAGCCAAACCGTCGCCTTATTTGGGTGCATGATCTTTATGTTCCTAGTTGGAGTGAAAATGGATACACATCTGATGAGGAAGTCAGGAAGGAGAGGAGTAGTCATAGGCTTCTGCAACTTCTTCTTGCCATTGATAATTGTGGTTGGCATGGCTCACAATCTCAGAAAAACTAAGACCTTGGGCCACAATATAAGCAATTCTATTTACTGTGTAGCAACACTGATGAGCATGAGTTCCTCCCATGTCATTACTTGCCTTCTAACTGATATCAAGATCCTCAACTCCGAGCTGGGAAGGTTAGCCCTATCCTCATCTATGATAAGTGGCCTGTGCAGTTGGACCCTGGCATTGGGCTCATATGTAATATTTCAAGGCTCAACTGGTCAGTATGAAAACATGCTAGCATTATCCTTGTCATTTATCATCTTGGTGCTTATCATTGTATACATTCTGCGGCCTATTATGGATTGGATGGTTGAACAAACTGCTGAAGGAAAACCAATCAAGGAGAGCTATGTCTTTACCATCTTTATGATGATCTTAGGGAGTGCCTTCCTTGGTGAGATCATTGGCCAGCATTTCATGGTTGGGCCTATAATTTTGGGCATTTTTGTACCGTGTGGACCACCATTAGGATCAGCACTGATTGAGAAGCTCGAGTCCTACACTTCCGCTATTCTTCTGCCACTTTTTTTCGTTATCTACTCGTCGAGAATAAATCTTTCTATAATAAGTTCGAAGAACCTTCTCACTTTGGCAGTCATAGAGTTAGGCGCCTCCGCGGGAAAAATTGTGGGAACCATGTTGCCTGCCATGTACTACAAAATGCCAATCGATGATGCACTGTCGTTAGGCCTTGTCATGAGTGCCCAAGGCATCTGCGAGGTTATAATTTCAGGAAGAGCGCTGATGCTTGGG TACGTCGATGAAGAGTCATATAGCATCATGATCATATGTATGGTTCTCTTCTCCGGAGCCATCGCACCCCTAGTGAAGATGTTGTACAAGCCAAGGAAATACAGATCACAGAAGCGAAGGACAATACTCCATTCCAGACCCGATTCCGAGCTCCGCTTGCTGGCTTGCATCTACCATGAAAACAACACATCTCCCCTCCTTAATCTTCTTGAAGTCTCCAATCCAAGCTTCGGAAGTCCAATCTGCTTTTACGTTGTGCACCTTGTTGACCTTGAAGGCAGATCATCTTCCATGTTTGTGGCTCATCGTCCAGGAAAAAGGAAGTCCGCTCACGCCACCCACTCTAAGCACATCATAAACGCTTTCAGATTATACCAGCAACAAAACAAAGGCGCTGTGACAGTGAATCCCTTCACATCCATTGCACCATACGAGACCATTCATCAAGATGTCTGTGGACTTGCTCTGGACAAGAGGGTGGCTATGGTGCTAGTTCCATTCCATAAGCGGTTTACCGTTGACACCACCGACGCAGCCAACACTACCATCCGGACTGTCAACCGTAACATACTCGAAAACAGCCCTTGCTCCGTCGGCATCTTGGTTGATCGCGGCACGCTGCCTACCAACACCTTCTTGTTTGCCAGCAGAACCGTATACAGAATTGGGGTGTTGTTCGTTGGCGGGGCTGACGATAGAGAGGCACTAGCATACGCCATGCGCATGGCAGAACACCCAAATGTAAGTCTCACAGTGGTTCACTTTGTTGATTCCAGCTCCAAAGACCAGAAATATCACGAGAGAGGATTCGACTATGAACTGATCAATGAATTTAGGCTGGCAAACCTTGGAAGCGAAAGCCTGGTTTTCAAAGAGGAACTGGTAACAGACAGCTTGGGAATTATCACAGCGATCCAAACCTTAGAAAACTCGTATGAACTAGTGCTGGTGGGTAGAAGCCATGCAAATGATTCAACAATGTTTGGTGGGTATACAGAATGGAATGAGTTTCCAGAGCTAGGGTTTATCGGGGACATGCTAGCATCCTCAGATTCCAAATGCAAGGCCTCACTACTGGTGGTGCAACAACAAGCATTTGTAGGTGATGGCATGCTGGAACCCTCGCCTTTCATTGAGGGAGATGCATTTGCTGTTGTGGATATGGGAAAAATGTAA
- the LOC117916796 gene encoding cation/H(+) antiporter 15-like isoform X2 yields MDTHLMRKSGRRGVVIGFCNFFLPLIIVVGMAHNLRKTKTLGHNISNSIYCVATLMSMSSSHVITCLLTDIKILNSELGRLALSSSMISGLCSWTLALGSYVIFQGSTGQYENMLALSLSFIILVLIIVYILRPIMDWMVEQTAEGKPIKESYVFTIFMMILGSAFLGEIIGQHFMVGPIILGIFVPCGPPLGSALIEKLESYTSAILLPLFFVIYSSRINLSIISSKNLLTLAVIELGASAGKIVGTMLPAMYYKMPIDDALSLGLVMSAQGICEVIISGRALMLGYVDEESYSIMIICMVLFSGAIAPLVKMLYKPRKYRSQKRRTILHSRPDSELRLLACIYHENNTSPLLNLLEVSNPSFGSPICFYVVHLVDLEGRSSSMFVAHRPGKRKSAHATHSKHIINAFRLYQQQNKGAVTVNPFTSIAPYETIHQDVCGLALDKRVAMVLVPFHKRFTVDTTDAANTTIRTVNRNILENSPCSVGILVDRGTLPTNTFLFASRTVYRIGVLFVGGADDREALAYAMRMAEHPNVSLTVVHFVDSSSKDQKYHERGFDYELINEFRLANLGSESLVFKEELVTDSLGIITAIQTLENSYELVLVGRSHANDSTMFGGYTEWNEFPELGFIGDMLASSDSKCKASLLVVQQQAFVGDGMLEPSPFIEGDAFAVVDMGKM; encoded by the exons ATGGATACACATCTGATGAGGAAGTCAGGAAGGAGAGGAGTAGTCATAGGCTTCTGCAACTTCTTCTTGCCATTGATAATTGTGGTTGGCATGGCTCACAATCTCAGAAAAACTAAGACCTTGGGCCACAATATAAGCAATTCTATTTACTGTGTAGCAACACTGATGAGCATGAGTTCCTCCCATGTCATTACTTGCCTTCTAACTGATATCAAGATCCTCAACTCCGAGCTGGGAAGGTTAGCCCTATCCTCATCTATGATAAGTGGCCTGTGCAGTTGGACCCTGGCATTGGGCTCATATGTAATATTTCAAGGCTCAACTGGTCAGTATGAAAACATGCTAGCATTATCCTTGTCATTTATCATCTTGGTGCTTATCATTGTATACATTCTGCGGCCTATTATGGATTGGATGGTTGAACAAACTGCTGAAGGAAAACCAATCAAGGAGAGCTATGTCTTTACCATCTTTATGATGATCTTAGGGAGTGCCTTCCTTGGTGAGATCATTGGCCAGCATTTCATGGTTGGGCCTATAATTTTGGGCATTTTTGTACCGTGTGGACCACCATTAGGATCAGCACTGATTGAGAAGCTCGAGTCCTACACTTCCGCTATTCTTCTGCCACTTTTTTTCGTTATCTACTCGTCGAGAATAAATCTTTCTATAATAAGTTCGAAGAACCTTCTCACTTTGGCAGTCATAGAGTTAGGCGCCTCCGCGGGAAAAATTGTGGGAACCATGTTGCCTGCCATGTACTACAAAATGCCAATCGATGATGCACTGTCGTTAGGCCTTGTCATGAGTGCCCAAGGCATCTGCGAGGTTATAATTTCAGGAAGAGCGCTGATGCTTGGG TACGTCGATGAAGAGTCATATAGCATCATGATCATATGTATGGTTCTCTTCTCCGGAGCCATCGCACCCCTAGTGAAGATGTTGTACAAGCCAAGGAAATACAGATCACAGAAGCGAAGGACAATACTCCATTCCAGACCCGATTCCGAGCTCCGCTTGCTGGCTTGCATCTACCATGAAAACAACACATCTCCCCTCCTTAATCTTCTTGAAGTCTCCAATCCAAGCTTCGGAAGTCCAATCTGCTTTTACGTTGTGCACCTTGTTGACCTTGAAGGCAGATCATCTTCCATGTTTGTGGCTCATCGTCCAGGAAAAAGGAAGTCCGCTCACGCCACCCACTCTAAGCACATCATAAACGCTTTCAGATTATACCAGCAACAAAACAAAGGCGCTGTGACAGTGAATCCCTTCACATCCATTGCACCATACGAGACCATTCATCAAGATGTCTGTGGACTTGCTCTGGACAAGAGGGTGGCTATGGTGCTAGTTCCATTCCATAAGCGGTTTACCGTTGACACCACCGACGCAGCCAACACTACCATCCGGACTGTCAACCGTAACATACTCGAAAACAGCCCTTGCTCCGTCGGCATCTTGGTTGATCGCGGCACGCTGCCTACCAACACCTTCTTGTTTGCCAGCAGAACCGTATACAGAATTGGGGTGTTGTTCGTTGGCGGGGCTGACGATAGAGAGGCACTAGCATACGCCATGCGCATGGCAGAACACCCAAATGTAAGTCTCACAGTGGTTCACTTTGTTGATTCCAGCTCCAAAGACCAGAAATATCACGAGAGAGGATTCGACTATGAACTGATCAATGAATTTAGGCTGGCAAACCTTGGAAGCGAAAGCCTGGTTTTCAAAGAGGAACTGGTAACAGACAGCTTGGGAATTATCACAGCGATCCAAACCTTAGAAAACTCGTATGAACTAGTGCTGGTGGGTAGAAGCCATGCAAATGATTCAACAATGTTTGGTGGGTATACAGAATGGAATGAGTTTCCAGAGCTAGGGTTTATCGGGGACATGCTAGCATCCTCAGATTCCAAATGCAAGGCCTCACTACTGGTGGTGCAACAACAAGCATTTGTAGGTGATGGCATGCTGGAACCCTCGCCTTTCATTGAGGGAGATGCATTTGCTGTTGTGGATATGGGAAAAATGTAA
- the LOC117916704 gene encoding uncharacterized protein LOC117916704, whose protein sequence is MGNSLRCCLACVLPCGALDLIRIVHLSGYVEEIARPVTAGEILQAHPNHVLSKPCSQGVVRKILILSPESELKRGSIYFLIPATSLPEKKRSGSGSNPKKSSKKSSRKCNSDVGSTEMISEKKSSRRDRRSSGRVGVWRPHLESILED, encoded by the coding sequence ATGGGCAACAGTCTGAGGTGTTGTTTGGCTTGTGTTCTTCCTTGTGGAGCTCTGGATTTGATCCGTATAGTGCATTTAAGTGGCTACGTGGAGGAAATTGCTAGACCAGTCACCGCCGGCGAGATCCTCCAGGCCCATCCGAACCATGTACTCAGCAAACCCTGTTCACAAGGCGTCGTCCGGAAAATTCTAATCCTATCGCCGGAGTCCGAGCTCAAAAGGGGCAGCATATACTTCCTAATTCCGGCGACGTCGCTGCCGGAGAAGAAGAGAAGTGGCAGTGGAAGCAACCCCAAGAAGTCCTCCAAGAAGAGTAGTAGAAAGTGCAACAGTGACGTTGGTTCAACGGAAATGATCTCTGAAAAGAAGTCCTCACGCCGGGATCGCCGGAGCAGCGGCAGGGTCGGAGTATGGCGGCCTCATTTAGAGAGCATTTTGGAAGACTGA